atctcatacttcatctcaaaatcctagaaaaagaagagcaaaacaacagcaaaagaagtagaaggcaagaaataattaaaatcagagctgaaattaatgaaattgaaacaaaagaaacaattgaaaaaattgacaaaactaaaagttggttctttgaaaaaataaataaaattgacagacccttagccatgctaacgaagagaagaagagagagaacccaaataactagcatacgggatgaaaaaggcaatatcacaacagacacttcagaaatacagaagataatcagaaattattttgaatccttatactccaataaaatagaagatagtgaaggcatagataaattccttaagtcttatgatctgcccagattgagtcaggaagatatagacaacctaaacagaccaataacaatagaagaaatagaagaaaccatcaaaagattaccaactaagaaaagcccaggaccggatgggtatacagcagagttttacaaaacctttaaagaggaactaacaccaatacttttcaagctatttcaggaaatagaaaaagagggagaacttccaaattcattctacgaggccaacatcaccctgattccgaaaccagacaaagacacttcaaagaaagaaaactacagaccaatatctctaatgaaccttgacgcaaaaatcctcaataaaattctggcgaatcggattcaaatacatatcaaaaaaattatacaccatgatcaagtaggattcatccctgggatgcaaggctggttcaatatacagaaatcaataaatgttattcaccacatcaatagacttaaaaataagaaccatatgatcatctcgatagatgcagaaaaagcattcgacaaagtacagcatccctttatgttcaaaactctagaaaaattagggataactggatcatacctcaacattgtaaaagcaatctatgataagccacaggccagcatcattctgaatggagaaaaattgaaggcattccctctaagatctggtacaagacagggatgccctctctcaccacttctgttcaacatagtcctcgaaacactggccagagcaattagacagacgaaagaaattaaaggcataaaaataggaaaagaagaacttaaattatcactatttgcagatgatatgattctatacctagcagacccaaaagggtccacaaagaagctattagagctaataaatgaattcagcaaagtgtcaggatataagatcaacacgcataaatcaaaggcattcctgtatatcagcgacaaaccctctgaaacggaaatgaggacaactactccattcacaatatcccccaaaaaaataaaatacttgggaatcaacctaacaaaagaggtgaaagatttatacaatgaaaattacagaaccctaaagaaagatatagaagaagaccttagaagatggaaaaatataccctgctcatggataggcagaactaacatcatcaaaatggcaatattaccaatagttctctataagttcaatgcaatgccaatcaaaatcccaacagcatttcttgtagaaatagataaaagaatcatgaaattcatatggaataatacaagacccagaatagcaaaaacaatactaagcaggaagtgtgaatcaggcggtatagcgataccagacttcaaactatactacagagcaatagtaacaaaaacagcatggtactggtaccaaaacaggcgggtggaccaatggtacagaatagaggacacagtaaccaatccacaaaactacaactatcttatatttgataaaggggctaaaagcatgcaatggaggaaggatagcatctttaacaaatggtgctgggaaaactggaaatccatttgcatcaaaatgaatctgaatccctatctctcgccatgcacaaaagttaactcaaaatggatcaaggagcttgatattaaatcagagacacggcatctgatagaagaaaaagttggttatgatctacatactgtgggatcaggctccaaattcctcaataggacacccatagcgcaagagttaacaactagaatcaacaaatgggacttactcaaactaaaaagttttttctcagcaaaagaaacaataagagagataaatagggagcctacatcctgggaacaaatctttactccacacacttcagatagagccctaataaccagaatatataaagaactcaaaaaattagacaataagataacaaataacccaatcagtaaatgggcaaaggacctgaacagacacttctcagaggaggacatacaatcaatcaataagtacatgaaaaaatgctcaccatcgctagcagtcagagaaatgcaaatcaaaactaccctaagataccatctcactccagtaagattggcagccattaggaagtcaaacaacaataagtgctggagaggatgcggggaaaagggcactcttgttcattgctggtgggactgcaaattggtgcagccaatttggaaagcagtatggagatttcttggaaagctgggaatggaaccaccatttgacccagctattccccttctcggtctattccctaaagacctaacaagagcatgctacagggacactgctacatcgatgttcatagcagcacaattcacgatagctagactgtggaaccaacctagatgcccttcaatagatgaatggataaaaaaaatgtggcatttatacacaatggagtattactctgcattaaaaaatgaaaaaatcatagaatttggagggaaatggatggcattagagcagattatgctaagtgaagctagtcaatctttaaaaaacaaataccaaatgactcctttgatataaggggaggaaacaaggacagggtagggacgaagagcttgagaagaagcattaacaggggtgagacgtgggagggaaaggaagtgagaagggaaatcgcatggaaatggaaggcgatcctcagggttatacaaaatgacatataagaggaaaggaggggtaagacaagataatacaaatggaagaaatgatttacagtagaaggggtagagagagaaaaggggaggggaggggaggggaggggggatagtagagaataagacagacagcagaatacatcagacactagaaaggcaatatgtcaatcaatggaagggtaacttatgtgatacagcaatctgtatacggggtaaaattgggagttcataacccacttgaatcaaactgtgaaatatgatgtattaagaactatgtaatgttttgaacgaccaacaataaaaaataaataaataaaaataaaaagggcaaaaaaaaaaaaagcaaaaagagggaattggaaaggggtgtATATctcccaaagataaacttaaaataacgctttttactctaaactttttaaatttggattcattagggcttagtgctgcggaaaggcatatgtatccaaaaaatgtacataagcctaaggtactttagAAGGATATTCAAACAGaacaatggaaaggttctgacccagtgattgtctggagttggggttctgtttgtgtgtttccacagggagaacagcagccgatttggattccagagagactaaccaaagcaatttctaaagaccaaaaagaagatgatttgactcaaatccataacagctgatatccagagctccagcttggctattcttacatcttggacagtgattaaccaggatgcttttttcaatatctattttattattgccttttcccacatcataaagttctattttattttttgagctcatacagacctaggttaatgtttttctgatcagttttattttttgactgtggagtttttaaacattgcaatggagatttcacctgtataaagctacaaggcctttactattgtcttatgtgttgtacgtttgtgtgcacacttgtgttttgtgttgtatgtctgtgtgtgtgtatgtccatatatcatatatgaggagcactcatgaaaaaatggatctgaatttttttttattcacgtgattttaatggtttaatttaaattgggtaaacagctgttgaggattgttttaatatatgtacaaataaggaggttaacagatctgtttgtttactttcacctttcattttcattatatttaataattctgttcaggataatgaaaattgttcaaaaaattgttttcttagtacctgttggaatgttacacattttttttagccatcattgccagaattcctatcttcatcccagtgccggtgaagacaaagatgaaaccaaactacagcttcttcgatagctatcacagtaaactgtataaactgattcatcaatgaataataactcaacaagtaatgctcaatcaaggagttgatttactttgggaggaaatggacatattgatagattcctccactttaaactgcttgcagaacttgcctggactatgtatcacttgtatacattgtgaactatctgttggtacagcaaattgtggtaatgctggagtatctttgctgatggtgtcaccggtggtacaatttttcaaaggagccgtcaattggcttagtgtcgtggcatttctgtatcctcctcccttctgctagtgatggtctaaaatttggggaccaacagaggtgaggctaaggacctcacccccccccactggtgcaaaggccaaatttgggggccaacagaggtgaggcaaagaacttcaccccccccccactgatgcataggcctatccacaagtatggctgtatgctggactggtagtcagtgatgggtatgatccaattgcagtggtaccaacctaagacaggaggctgacgcctagaggtcagctcatccgatgaagggtaaggaccatatgttgtattggacaacctaacaggcacggtccctaagccacattgcttgttgtttaattaaacagaaggggggagatgctgagagccatagccaagtaggaattaCGCATGGCaattttggttgaaaggtgaccccagcaagccattgagatgataatgattatgttaagatgtccattcaattggagattagacccctgctgtctgcctaggcctgctactttggagctctcatgcgggactcccagagagttcccattggttggggaagtgcagtaggagggaattctggagACGGGattttcctgttggtgtagtgtgtcccGGGAGGAGCCGCATGGCGTGGTGTTTGGCATTTTTCacgggagcatgtgtggagtgtgctggtggagttcagaaataaagtttgttcctgcttcagtggctcatgattttgtgcccagccagactgcggcacaataCCACCAGGCAAGGTATCCTAGCTGCAAGGGGGGTATATGGCAGTTCAAAGCCATTCAACTGTCCAATCTGGTTGTCATAAACTCTATATAAATTGGGAACACACATTAAAGAGCagatatcagggctggggatgtggctcaagcagtagcgcgctcgcctggcatgcgtgcggcccgggttcgatcctcagcaccacataccaacaaagatgttgtgtccactgagaactaaaaaataaatattaaaattctaaaaaaaaaaaaaagagcagatatCAAAGGACTATGACTCTGTTCTGTTGTGTCCCTATTATCTATTGCAATTCTTAACATATATGTGGTGAATGATGAAGGGTGAATGCCAAAGATAGACAAAACTAAAATGTGTATTGAagtgttttttagttgtagatgaacacaatatctttatttatttattttaatttttatgtggtgctcagggccaaacctagagcctcacatatgctaggcaagtgctctaccactgagacacacctcCAGACTAAAACTGGGTTTTTCTTTAAACTTGAATAATAGTAACAGTATATACCAGCATTTATTACTATTGTGGCATTCAGCTAAGGCAGGTGTGTGACAAGTGTAAAATACAGGAAAGCACAGGATAAGTAGAAGGAATTGCATGTGGAATGACTGGGAAATGTGTTCAGGGCCATCTGGGAAAAGTTTGCAAGCTATCCTAGGCATCTGTACTGCACTCATCCTAATACAACAGGGAATCAGGACAGCCTATTGGCCATGACCTGGTTCTGTGGTACAGTGAGTGGGCAGTGTGGGGACAGCTGAGTGTGTGCATCATGAGATCAAATAAGATCAAGTTGCTAAGAAGGCTTAGGATGCTGCCCTTATCTTCCTACTTGGTTTTCACATAAAGGCCCATCCTTATGAACTGTAGTGGGAACTTGGGGAcatggaaagaaggaaatttttcatGGAGGTGAAGTACAACCCTTAGGGAGATGAGAATCTGCCACAGAACAGAAGAGTGTTGGTTTCGTTATGCCtgataaagaaaaggaaggggtgATCAGCATTGAAATATGGTAAATATGAAAAGTAGTCATCCACTTCAAGTATATCTGAGCCCGCCACAGCCTCAGTGCCTTCCTCATTCACTTCCAAGATACTCTTGTGCACAAACTTGGACAGACACAGGTCTGTCTCAGTTGACATTGCAGACAAGCCAGCCTGGCCCTCTTGGAAGACATCAACCATTCCCAGACGCTGAAGCACAGACTGCATGTTGTAATCCCCCTGCAGTTTAAATCTCGGAAGGAGAACTTCCACTTCAATATTCTGCAAAGAGGCTGCCTTGGTCCAGTCTAGGAATTTCTCAAAAGTAAGGCTATTTTCCACCTGAAAGACCAGAATCACAGGTTCATAGTCAGACTATGGTGGGTATTGACGAACACACAGACATTTCCATGAACATCCGCACAAGATGAGCAGTGCCTTCAGCTGCCCAGAAGCTTGTGAGGGCTCTGACTTGTCCACCATCCCACACGCTATCCCATGTGTGATTTCCCTGTGGCTGCCCCTCCTTATCCATCCACAagcaaaacatatttatttctgaaaaaccTTTATGCCCAGTCAGTGGTGCTTTTCTTGTGGTATTTGTTGGTTTGAATGAAGCTTAGTTTCAACACAATGAACCATTGCTGGCAAGCACAAGAGACTGGAAGAGCTCTCAGTGTGAGCCTCTCCAGGACAGGGACAAGTGCCTAAGGTGGAATGAGGCACTGTTTGTGGAAACTCATCCTCACAGTTAGGGACCTGGAGAGAGGGAAAGCCCATGGGAGCTGCTCTGCTCACAGAGACCCTTTAGGTCATCACGGTGCACTGCCACCCTTGAGAAGACGGTTGGCTCTCTTTCTATAAGGATCATATCACAAGGAAGCAAGGAGGACAAGGCTGGGCCATTTGGGCTCTTGGGTTGGAGATACTGTGAAAAAAACTCACAGGTGTACCCAATTCTTCCCACagaaattgtgagttcaaaggagTGCAGCCCCCCCCAAACTCACCACACTGAGATCCACGTCCTCATCTGGGAGCAGGATGATCATGCTCAGCGTCTTGCCAGCATAGGGCAGCTCCAACACCTGTGCCTGGGCCTCACTGATGTAGATGTAGTTAAAATTGGCTTTCTGACACATCATCTGCACTGGCCTTGACTCCTCCTGAGGGGAATGACCACATGAGCACAACATTTAAAACGGtataaaaaggggaaagaaaactcTCAACTCTGGGGTGATCTAGCACTGCTAGAAATTAATACATTATTATCATAAACATGCCTTATAAAGAGGGGAGGAGGTTACTGCATACAAGCTTCCTTATTGCATTACACTGTATTTTAAAGGATTAGAGAATTTAACAAACTAGTCTAATATCTGTTTTAATAAAGTTATAGCTCACAGTTGACTAAGGCCTTTGCCACTCATTTTTAATGGTACAAAGATGCAGATACTGAATCAGTAATAAGTTATGATTAACAACAATTCAAATGAGAgattacattaatttaaaaagtaatagatGGAAAAtctggggagtagctcagtggtatagtacttgGTTAATATGCACAAGCCCCTGAGGTTGATCTCTCAttgcacaaaaatatttttaaaaaatcctgattCAAGAAATGTGTTGTCACATTCCCGCTTTGCATTCTTCCTCATgtcattcatatattcatatattcatatataaacatatatatacatttatatatgtatatatacatacacatacatatatcacctcattttgctttttatctaAGCAACGTGTGTCAATAGGAAGATCTTTATTTCTAGAATGAGGTTAAACCAGTACATGTAGGAGACTTCATCAGAGGCAGTGAGAGTGCTAATAGGATAATAGGATTTAAACTATAATAGAGAGCGAGTATCATTTATTCAAATCATTTTTTCActaacattaaaatttattaagagaGGTGGTAAGTTTGAAATTATAATTAACCATTTATGCCTTTACAAAGTTAAATTTTCTATTCAATCTCTTCATCAAACTAGCATAATTTTTGAAAGTCTCTCCCTACCTGATTTATTAGGAAAGGTATTTCACACACATGTGATTTGTCAAATGGCGcatcccatgttcctttgaagtAGATGGCATCGACAAGAACCAGCCTGGCCTGCTCATCAATTGAGTTCTTTGGTAGCAACTCTGGAATTTTACCTTTTAAGACAAGCACAAACTCTATCAGATGCTTTTCTGAACCCATGGTAAATAATCATGACAACGATGCCTTGGAGATCCAAACATTCTGGTTTCAAATGTGCTGAGTTTGGATGATaggtataaaagtaaaaaacccAACTATGAGTGGTATTCAGGACGACAGTCACTGGAAAAGCCATCAAGTTGAAGATGGTGAAAGACTTCTATGTCACTGGAGGAAAGCAGGTTGGAACAAAGCAGAAACTTGACTCCAGGTTGGAGAAGAAGTCAAGCAGCAAAGGAGAGAGCGGCTGGGTAGGAGCTGACATTACCTGCTGTGGGTAAGAGCAGTGTCAGGTCTAAGGCTCTGTGATCAGGCCCAGTTCTAACATTGTACAGCTACCTGGCAATATTCCTGGTGCAGATAGAATTGAATAGCTCCAGAGCAGAGATAGAAGGATTTTCTGGAAACTATAGAAGAAATATTATGATTGCACCCTCCTGACACCTGGAATCCCTGGAACAGATAATGATTTGGGTAGGTGAAGGTATAtcctttttaatttgcatatcaaGTGGtactttccaaaaaactaagagcaTCCCTAGTAATTTGCTGCCTCTAGAGGGGACAAGAAGAAAAGATTCCAAGAATAAAGAGTGGAAAGGACTACCTCTATTTTTTATGGTCTCATTTGTTAGCAGAAATAAGGATGTTCCTAGTGGTGCATAAATTATCTGAATTATTTCAACATCAAACCATCATTGATCTTAAGGACCAAGATTAGAACTTGTCACActttgaaacagaaatgaggaagtTTTAACCCTGCATGGAAGGTGTTTTTAGTCTGTGGAGTGGATCAGCCCTGAGAGAGGCTCTGTAGCTGACTAATCAAGTCTAGGCTTCTCAAGTCTGATGAAGTGTGCTTAAGTGAGAGATAGGAAAGAAGAAGTAGGAGAAGTCACCCTAACATGTAAAAGTGGGAGGAATGAAGTCCAAACTGACTCCATGAAGAGGAGGGCCAAGGGCATGACTTGGGAAAATCTGGCCATTGATCTGTTCCCACAGTCAACAGTCACCTGCCGTGTGAACAATACAGGTCAGTGTCAAGTAAATTATTACATGGGAAATCTGACCTACAAGTTTCTGTTGACACTTGTAACAGTCACTCCTGTCCTAGGAGAACAGACAGCATTAATTGTCTGGTTTTGAAACCCGAGCATTGATCAGATCTTCTGTGAGTCACTAAGGTTCACAGGCACCAAAGGCTCACCAGGTAACCTTGCTCTGATGGTTCTGCAACACCAGTGACATTAGCAGTGAGGAGGAGAggtagaggagagaggagaggagaacaggggtggggtgggaggagagggaaatAACTTATAATTCTGACCTTCCGTCTCTTTTGAGACCCAAGTATTTATATGCTCCCTGGACTTCTCTGTAGCTTCAGCAAAGGACAGCAGCTCCAGCTCTGTGTTGTAGGACTGAAGACAGGACTCCTTAAATGTCTTGGGAGAGAAAAAGTTCAGATGCTGGCCATAAAATGACAGTGAGCTTCAAATCATTCTGAATGCTAGATTTTAggcttttcttaaaattaaaaacatgatcaAATCTTAACTACTTGATGgtaaaacattttagtttgtaaAGAGATATTTCCAGAGCCCTGAATaaccagaaataataaataaatttgagacattgccaaaattgaaataatataagTTATGATTATAGAATTGGggtctttatttaaaaagtagtttaCTATAAGTTTCTCAAATTCTCTAGAatagtgttcatttttttccttgtttttgcagtactggggtttgagCTCAGGGCcttcagcatgctaggcaaatgctgtaccactgagctacatcccaaggaagtttttcattttgttcttgagACAAGGGTGTCACTAGGTTGCCCAAGATGGCCTCTAACTCTCCatcctcttgccacagcctcccaaataTGCCATCCTGCCTTGTCTCTAGAGTCTCTCTTCTGGGTTGTATATCACCAGGTGTTTTAAATACAACTTTTATTGCTCTGCTGACTCAACTTACTGAGAAGAAATCACAGGTCTTCTCTCCAAAAAGTCTATTGGCTGTTCTAAGCAAGTACTTTGAGCCAGGCTTGTTCACTTGGGTGAGAAGCATCTGGAAGCCCTTATGGATGTCTTCCTCTGTGTTTAAAGACATTGCCTGTGAAGGAA
Above is a genomic segment from Urocitellus parryii isolate mUroPar1 chromosome 8, mUroPar1.hap1, whole genome shotgun sequence containing:
- the LOC113177921 gene encoding serpin B9-like; this translates as MDSLSKANGTFAIQVLKMLCQDRPSQNVFFSPLSISSALAMVLLGAKGNTKDQMAQAMSLNTEEDIHKGFQMLLTQVNKPGSKYLLRTANRLFGEKTCDFFSTFKESCLQSYNTELELLSFAEATEKSREHINTWVSKETEGKIPELLPKNSIDEQARLVLVDAIYFKGTWDAPFDKSHVCEIPFLINQEESRPVQMMCQKANFNYIYISEAQAQVLELPYAGKTLSMIILLPDEDVDLSVVENSLTFEKFLDWTKAASLQNIEVEVLLPRFKLQGDYNMQSVLQRLGMVDVFQEGQAGLSAMSTETDLCLSKFVHKSILEVNEEGTEAVAGSDILEVDDYFSYLPYFNADHPFLFFIRHNETNTLLFCGRFSSP